Proteins from a genomic interval of Actinomycetota bacterium:
- a CDS encoding hemolysin family protein, with product MELPWLEAGLVLLLVVVNAGFAGSEVALISLREGQLRRLEQEGGQGRLVARLARDPNQFLSTIQIGITLAGFLASAAAAVSLAQPLLPLLEFLGRAAEPVAVLLITVVLTYLTLVVGELAPKRIALQRPERWARRAARPLAVVSTVTRPAVWLLSKSTDLLVRLAGADPGRQREEMTEEEVRDMIVTGGVFRPEQRRLLSEAIEIGERRLSDVLVPRRDVVAIPAEATVQEAIQTLLETTHGRAPVYRGDLDEVLGLVTLQELIGAEAAVADCVRPVLALPESMGVLDALRRLQAERGQLAIVLNEYGGTEGIVTVEDLLEELVGEIYDEFDPDSHGIHRQPDGSFILPGSFPVHDLPDLDVSLPEGDYATVAGLILERLGRIPVAGDTVQVDRWRLEVLAMDRNAIGRVRLTPAGHPPPGSSP from the coding sequence GCTTCGCGGGCAGCGAGGTCGCCCTGATCTCGCTGCGTGAGGGCCAGCTGCGGCGCCTGGAGCAGGAAGGCGGCCAGGGCCGCCTGGTGGCCAGGCTGGCCCGCGACCCCAACCAGTTCCTGTCCACCATCCAGATCGGCATCACCCTGGCCGGGTTCCTGGCCTCGGCGGCCGCGGCCGTGTCCCTGGCCCAGCCGCTCCTGCCGCTGCTCGAGTTCCTCGGCCGGGCGGCCGAGCCGGTGGCCGTGCTCCTGATCACCGTCGTCCTCACCTACCTGACCCTGGTCGTCGGCGAGCTCGCCCCCAAGCGCATCGCCCTCCAGCGCCCGGAGCGGTGGGCCCGGCGGGCGGCCCGGCCCCTGGCGGTGGTCTCCACGGTGACCCGTCCGGCCGTCTGGCTCCTGTCGAAGTCGACCGACCTGCTGGTCCGCCTCGCGGGGGCCGACCCGGGCCGGCAGCGCGAGGAGATGACCGAGGAGGAGGTCCGCGACATGATCGTCACCGGCGGCGTGTTCCGGCCCGAGCAGCGCCGGCTGCTGTCCGAGGCGATCGAGATCGGCGAGCGGCGCCTGAGCGACGTCCTGGTGCCCCGCCGGGACGTCGTGGCCATCCCGGCCGAGGCCACGGTCCAGGAGGCGATCCAGACGCTGCTCGAGACCACCCACGGGCGGGCCCCGGTCTACCGCGGCGACCTCGACGAGGTGCTCGGCCTGGTCACCCTCCAGGAGCTGATCGGCGCCGAGGCCGCCGTGGCCGACTGCGTCCGGCCCGTGCTCGCCCTGCCCGAGTCGATGGGCGTGCTCGACGCCCTGCGGCGCCTCCAGGCCGAGCGCGGGCAGCTGGCCATCGTGCTCAACGAGTACGGCGGCACCGAGGGGATCGTCACCGTCGAGGACCTGCTCGAGGAGCTGGTCGGGGAGATCTACGACGAGTTCGACCCCGACTCCCATGGCATCCACCGCCAACCCGACGGCTCGTTCATCCTGCCCGGGTCGTTCCCCGTCCACGACCTCCCCGACCTGGACGTCTCCCTGCCCGAGGGCGACTACGCCACCGTCGCCGGACTGATCCTGGAGCGGCTGGGACGCATACCGGTCGCGGGCGACACCGTCCAGGTCGACCGCTGGCGGCTGGAGGTGCTCGCCATGGACCGCAACGCCATCGGCCGGGTGCGTCTGACCCCCGCTGGCCACCCCCCACCGGGCAGCTCACCCTGA